The Kosakonia sacchari SP1 genome includes a window with the following:
- the fhuB gene encoding Fe(3+)-hydroxamate ABC transporter permease FhuB has protein sequence MNRRVSPFPALLLTVLFIIAAVLTWNNLTIALPRAQWTQAFVAPDINFIDQMLFHYSLLPRLVISLLVGAGLGLVGVLFQQVLRNPLAEPTTLGVATGAQLGITITTLWSIPGVLASQFAALAGACAVGALVFGVAWGKRLSPVTLILAGLVVSLYCGAINQLLALFHHDQLQSMFLWSTGTLTQTDWSIVQRLWPQLLGCAVLTLLLLRPLTLMGLDDGVARNLGLALSLARLAALMLAIALSALLVNAVGIIGFIGLFAPLLAKMLGARRLLSRLLLAPLIGALILWLSDQVIWWLTRVWMEVSTGSITALIGAPLLLWLLPRLRSMSAPAMDAGDNVAVERQQVQWFALGGFVLLLLAMGLALTFGRDATGWHFASGQLLNELMPWRWPRIVAALTAGVMLAVAGCIIQRLTGNPMASPEVLGISSGAAFGVVLMLFFVPGNAFGWLMPAGSLGAAMTLLIIMVAAGRGGFSPHRMLLAGMALSTAFTMLLMMLQASGDPRMATILTWISGSTYHASGEQVLHTGVMMVILLALTPLCRRWLMILPLGGDTARSVGMALTPSRVGLLLLAAALTATATMTIGPLSFVGLMAPHIARMMGFRRTMPHMVISALVGGLLLVFADWCGRMLLFPFQIPAGLLSTFIGAPYFIYLLRKQSR, from the coding sequence ATGAACCGACGTGTTTCGCCTTTCCCGGCGTTGCTGCTGACGGTGCTGTTTATCATTGCCGCCGTACTTACCTGGAACAATTTAACTATCGCTTTGCCGCGCGCGCAGTGGACGCAGGCCTTCGTCGCGCCGGACATCAACTTTATCGATCAGATGCTGTTTCACTACAGCCTGTTGCCGCGGCTGGTGATTTCTCTGCTGGTCGGTGCCGGGCTTGGCCTGGTCGGTGTGCTGTTTCAGCAGGTGCTGCGTAACCCGCTTGCCGAACCGACAACGCTGGGTGTGGCGACCGGGGCGCAACTGGGCATCACCATTACTACACTGTGGTCGATTCCTGGCGTGCTGGCTTCACAGTTTGCCGCGCTGGCCGGGGCATGTGCGGTCGGTGCGCTGGTGTTTGGCGTGGCCTGGGGAAAGCGTTTATCGCCGGTAACGCTGATCCTCGCCGGTCTGGTGGTGAGCCTCTATTGTGGGGCGATTAACCAGTTGCTGGCGCTGTTCCATCACGATCAGCTGCAAAGCATGTTTTTATGGAGCACCGGGACGCTAACGCAAACCGACTGGAGCATCGTGCAGCGATTATGGCCGCAGTTGCTTGGCTGTGCGGTGTTAACGCTGCTGTTGTTGCGCCCGCTAACGCTGATGGGGCTGGATGATGGCGTTGCGCGAAATCTTGGCCTGGCGCTGTCGCTGGCGCGCCTGGCGGCGCTGATGCTGGCGATTGCGCTGAGCGCGTTGCTGGTCAATGCGGTCGGCATTATCGGTTTTATCGGCCTGTTTGCACCGCTACTGGCGAAAATGCTCGGTGCGCGTCGTTTGTTGTCACGTTTGCTGCTGGCTCCGCTGATTGGCGCGCTGATCCTCTGGCTTTCCGATCAAGTTATCTGGTGGCTGACACGCGTGTGGATGGAAGTTTCCACCGGTTCGATTACGGCCCTGATTGGGGCGCCGCTGCTGCTGTGGTTGTTGCCACGGCTGCGCAGTATGAGCGCCCCGGCAATGGACGCCGGAGATAACGTAGCTGTTGAGCGCCAGCAGGTGCAATGGTTTGCGTTGGGCGGTTTCGTGCTTCTGTTGCTGGCGATGGGGTTAGCGCTGACGTTCGGGCGTGACGCGACAGGCTGGCATTTTGCCAGCGGACAGTTACTCAACGAACTGATGCCGTGGCGTTGGCCGCGCATTGTCGCTGCGCTCACCGCCGGCGTGATGCTGGCGGTGGCGGGTTGTATCATTCAGCGCCTGACCGGCAACCCGATGGCCAGCCCGGAAGTGCTGGGGATAAGCTCAGGCGCGGCGTTTGGCGTGGTATTGATGCTGTTCTTCGTGCCGGGTAACGCGTTTGGTTGGTTGATGCCTGCCGGTAGTCTGGGCGCGGCGATGACGCTGCTGATCATTATGGTTGCCGCTGGTCGTGGCGGATTTTCGCCGCACCGCATGCTGCTGGCAGGGATGGCGTTGAGCACGGCGTTTACCATGCTGCTGATGATGCTGCAGGCAAGCGGCGACCCGCGCATGGCGACGATCCTGACGTGGATTTCCGGTAGCACTTACCACGCGTCCGGCGAGCAGGTTTTACATACTGGCGTGATGATGGTGATTTTGCTGGCGCTGACACCGCTGTGTCGCCGCTGGTTAATGATCTTACCGCTCGGTGGTGATACCGCGCGTTCAGTCGGGATGGCGCTGACACCGTCACGCGTCGGCCTGCTGTTACTGGCGGCAGCGCTCACGGCAACAGCGACGATGACCATTGGCCCGCTCAGTTTTGTTGGCCTGATGGCACCGCATATCGCGCGGATGATGGGTTTTCGACGCACGATGCCGCATATGGTGATTTCAGCACTGGTGGGAGGATTACTGCTGGTGTTTGCCGACTGGTGCGGGCGGATGCTGCTGTTTCCGTTTCAGATCCCCGCCGGTTTGCTGTCGACCTTTATCGGCGCGCCGTACTTTATCTATTTGCTGAGAAAGCAGAGCCGCTAA
- the fhuD gene encoding Fe(3+)-hydroxamate ABC transporter substrate-binding protein FhuD → MTGLHHISRRRLLTAMALSPLLWNMRSAQAAAIDPTRIVALEWLPVELLLALGVAPYGIADVQSYNLWVNEPALPASVIDVGLRTEPNLELLTQMKPSWLVWSAGYGPSEAKLAKIAPGRGFTFSDGKKPLAMAKHSLNEMAQILNLEAAARKHLDEFDALIEARKPHFARRGNRPLLMITLLDPRHVLAFGPNCLFQEVLDSMGIRNAWHGETSFWGSVAVGIDRLAEYKDVDVICFDHGNEQDMQKLMATPLWQAMPFVRAGRFQRVPAVWFYGATLSAMHFTRVLDNALGGRA, encoded by the coding sequence ATGACTGGATTACATCACATTAGCCGTCGTCGCTTACTGACGGCGATGGCACTCTCCCCCCTGTTGTGGAACATGCGCAGCGCGCAAGCCGCGGCGATCGATCCGACGCGTATTGTCGCGCTGGAGTGGTTGCCGGTTGAATTGCTGCTGGCGCTTGGCGTCGCGCCTTATGGCATTGCGGATGTGCAGAGTTACAACTTGTGGGTCAACGAGCCTGCGCTGCCTGCTTCGGTGATTGACGTTGGGCTGCGTACCGAGCCGAATCTCGAATTGCTGACGCAAATGAAACCCTCCTGGTTAGTGTGGTCGGCAGGTTATGGCCCTTCAGAAGCGAAGCTGGCAAAAATCGCGCCGGGACGCGGCTTCACGTTTAGCGATGGCAAAAAGCCGCTCGCCATGGCGAAGCACTCGTTAAACGAGATGGCGCAGATCCTCAATCTGGAAGCGGCGGCGCGAAAACATCTCGACGAATTTGATGCCCTGATTGAAGCGCGAAAACCGCATTTTGCGCGTCGCGGCAACCGCCCGTTGTTGATGATCACCTTGCTCGACCCGCGCCATGTGTTGGCGTTCGGGCCGAACTGCCTGTTCCAGGAAGTGCTCGATAGCATGGGCATTCGTAACGCCTGGCACGGCGAAACCTCTTTCTGGGGCAGCGTGGCGGTGGGTATCGACCGGCTGGCGGAATACAAAGACGTTGATGTTATCTGTTTCGATCACGGTAACGAGCAGGATATGCAAAAACTGATGGCGACACCGTTGTGGCAGGCGATGCCCTTCGTGCGCGCCGGGCGTTTCCAGCGGGTGCCGGCGGTCTGGTTTTATGGCGCGACGCTGTCGGCGATGCATTTTACCCGCGTGCTGGATAATGCGCTGGGAGGCCGGGCATGA
- the fhuC gene encoding Fe3+-hydroxamate ABC transporter ATP-binding protein FhuC codes for MQENNTLPDTTFQLSDVTFRVPGRTLLHPLSLTFPVGKVTGLIGHNGSGKSTLLKMLGRHQPPSDGDILLDGQPLASWSSKAFARKVAYLPQQLPQAEGMTVRELVAIGRYPWHGALGRFGIADREKVEEAIALVGLKPLAHRLVDSLSGGERQRAWIAMLVAQDSRCLLLDEPTSALDIAHQVDVLALVHRLSQQRGLTVIAVLHDINMAARYCDYLVALRGGEMIAEGTPEGLMRAETLEHIYGIPMGILQHPAGAAPVSFVY; via the coding sequence ATGCAGGAAAACAACACGCTTCCCGATACCACCTTTCAACTTAGCGATGTCACCTTTCGTGTGCCTGGTCGCACGCTGCTGCACCCGCTGTCACTGACCTTTCCGGTGGGTAAAGTCACCGGTTTGATTGGTCACAACGGCTCCGGTAAATCCACGCTGCTGAAAATGCTTGGCCGCCACCAGCCGCCCTCGGACGGTGATATTTTGCTGGATGGACAACCGCTCGCTAGCTGGAGCAGCAAAGCTTTTGCCCGCAAAGTGGCCTACTTGCCGCAGCAGTTGCCGCAGGCGGAAGGGATGACGGTTCGTGAACTGGTGGCGATTGGCCGCTACCCGTGGCACGGGGCGTTGGGGCGTTTTGGTATTGCCGACAGAGAAAAAGTGGAAGAAGCGATTGCGCTGGTGGGCTTAAAACCGCTGGCGCACCGCCTGGTAGATAGCCTCTCCGGCGGCGAACGCCAGCGCGCGTGGATCGCCATGCTGGTAGCGCAGGACAGCCGCTGCCTGCTGCTGGATGAACCTACCTCGGCGCTGGACATCGCCCATCAGGTGGATGTGCTGGCGCTGGTGCACCGCTTGAGCCAGCAGCGCGGGCTGACGGTGATTGCTGTGCTGCACGATATCAATATGGCGGCGCGGTATTGCGATTATCTGGTGGCGCTGCGCGGCGGTGAAATGATCGCCGAAGGCACGCCGGAAGGATTAATGCGCGCCGAAACGCTGGAACACATTTACGGCATCCCGATGGGGATCCTGCAGCATCCTGCGGGAGCTGCACCGGTGAGTTTTGTTTACTGA
- the fhuA gene encoding ferrichrome porin FhuA, with protein MARPNTAQPVNTTLRKIAVVVATAVSGMSVYAQAATTQKEETITVTTSAAPQESAWGPAPTIAAKRSATATKTDTPIEKTPQSVSVVTNEEMQIRQPASVKEALGYTPGVVVSNRGASNTYDFVSIRGFSTPGPTQNNYLDGIKLQGDYYSGATIDPYMLERVELMRGPTSVLYGKSNPGGIIAMVSKRPTTEPLHEIQFKMGTDNLYQTGFDFSDALDDDGKYAYRLTGLARSNDEQQDFAKQKRYAIAPSFSWRPDDKTNLTLLANIQNEPNTGYYGWLPKEGTVEPLASGKRVSPGFTDSAPNNEYSRYQRLVGYSFEHAFDDVFTVRQNLRYSQIKTSQKTVYGFGATNDQLTRSIIVADEDYSDFGVDTQLESKFATGDVSHIVLTGIDYSRFRNDIKNAYGSAPTLDMNNPVYTDVDFPTATPFQLNTQHQTGLYVQDQLEWNKWVATVGGRYDWSEQATLIRSSGQKVKRDDNQFTWRAGVNYLFDNGITPYASYSESFEPNPSKAWAATPADNVAYAPSKGKQYEAGVKYVPKDMPVVITGALYQLTKTNNLTTDPTNPFAQVPAGEIRSRGVELEAKAAVNANVNVTASYTYTNAEYTQDTTLKGKTPVQIPKHMASLWGDYTFNSGMLSGLTVGTGGRLIGSSYGDPNNTFKVGSAAVMDAVVKYDLARFGLAGSSLAVNVTNLLDREYVSSCFDTYGCFWGAERQVVATATFRF; from the coding sequence ATGGCGCGTCCTAACACTGCTCAGCCAGTCAACACTACGCTGCGTAAAATCGCAGTTGTAGTAGCCACAGCGGTTAGCGGCATGTCTGTTTACGCACAGGCTGCAACAACCCAAAAAGAAGAAACCATCACCGTTACCACCAGCGCCGCTCCACAGGAAAGCGCATGGGGTCCGGCACCCACTATCGCGGCAAAACGTTCCGCCACGGCGACCAAAACGGATACCCCGATTGAAAAGACGCCGCAGTCTGTTTCGGTGGTAACGAATGAAGAGATGCAAATCCGTCAGCCTGCCTCGGTGAAAGAAGCGCTGGGTTATACGCCTGGCGTGGTGGTTAGCAACCGTGGTGCATCGAACACTTACGACTTCGTCAGCATTCGTGGTTTCTCCACACCTGGACCTACGCAGAACAACTACCTGGATGGTATAAAACTGCAGGGGGATTACTACAGCGGTGCGACCATCGATCCCTACATGCTGGAGCGTGTTGAACTGATGCGCGGACCGACTTCCGTTCTGTACGGTAAGAGCAATCCGGGCGGTATCATCGCGATGGTCAGCAAGCGTCCGACCACCGAGCCGCTGCATGAAATTCAGTTCAAAATGGGCACCGATAATCTCTACCAGACTGGTTTCGATTTTAGCGATGCGCTGGATGATGACGGCAAGTATGCTTACCGCTTGACCGGTCTTGCACGTTCTAACGATGAGCAGCAGGACTTTGCGAAACAAAAACGCTACGCCATTGCACCGTCATTTAGCTGGCGTCCGGATGATAAAACCAACCTGACATTGCTGGCGAATATTCAGAACGAACCGAATACTGGTTATTACGGTTGGTTGCCAAAAGAGGGCACGGTTGAGCCATTGGCTTCGGGAAAACGTGTCTCGCCAGGCTTTACTGACAGTGCGCCGAACAACGAATATTCCCGTTATCAGCGCCTGGTGGGTTACAGTTTTGAACACGCGTTTGATGATGTGTTCACCGTTCGTCAGAACCTGCGCTACAGCCAGATTAAAACCTCGCAGAAAACCGTTTATGGCTTTGGCGCTACAAACGATCAGCTTACACGTTCAATCATTGTGGCCGACGAAGACTACAGCGATTTCGGCGTCGACACCCAGTTAGAAAGTAAATTCGCGACGGGTGATGTTTCCCACATCGTTCTGACGGGCATTGATTACTCCCGTTTTCGTAATGACATCAAAAACGCCTACGGAAGTGCGCCTACGCTGGATATGAATAATCCGGTTTATACCGATGTTGATTTCCCGACCGCGACGCCATTCCAGTTAAATACCCAACACCAAACCGGGCTGTATGTTCAGGACCAACTGGAATGGAATAAGTGGGTGGCAACAGTGGGCGGGCGTTATGACTGGTCCGAACAGGCTACGCTTATTCGCAGTAGCGGCCAGAAAGTGAAGCGCGATGACAATCAGTTTACCTGGCGTGCCGGGGTTAACTACCTCTTCGATAATGGCATTACGCCTTATGCCAGCTATAGCGAATCTTTTGAGCCTAACCCGTCAAAAGCCTGGGCTGCGACCCCTGCTGATAACGTGGCTTATGCGCCGTCGAAAGGTAAGCAATACGAAGCGGGCGTGAAATACGTACCGAAAGATATGCCGGTTGTTATTACGGGCGCGCTTTATCAGCTCACTAAAACAAACAACCTGACTACGGATCCGACTAACCCGTTCGCACAAGTTCCTGCAGGTGAAATTCGCTCTCGTGGCGTTGAACTGGAGGCAAAAGCCGCAGTTAACGCGAACGTCAACGTAACGGCGTCCTACACCTATACCAATGCCGAGTACACGCAGGACACTACGCTGAAAGGCAAAACGCCGGTACAAATCCCGAAACATATGGCTTCCTTGTGGGGTGACTACACCTTCAACTCGGGCATGCTTTCTGGCCTGACCGTGGGTACAGGTGGCCGTTTAATCGGTTCCAGCTACGGTGATCCGAATAACACATTCAAGGTCGGTAGTGCGGCGGTGATGGATGCCGTGGTGAAATACGATCTGGCTCGCTTTGGCCTGGCGGGTTCCAGCCTTGCTGTGAATGTCACTAACCTGCTTGATCGTGAATACGTCTCAAGCTGTTTCGACACCTATGGCTGCTTCTGGGGCGCAGAACGCCAGGTGGTGGCGACAGCAACCTTCCGCTTCTAA
- the mrcB gene encoding bifunctional glycosyl transferase/transpeptidase, with amino-acid sequence MAGNDREPIGRKGKPARPAKEKISRRRLREEEYDEYEDDDEDEEPMPKKGRGKGKKPRGKRGWFWLLLKIAIVLAVLCAIYGVYLDQKIRARIDGKVWQLPAAVYGRMVNLEPDMAISKNEMVKLLEATQYRQVTKMTRPGEFTVQAKSIEMIRRPFDFPDSKEGQVRARLTFDGSRLETIENMDSNRQFGFFRLDPRLITMLSSPNGEQRLFVPRNGFPDLLVDTLLATEDRHFYEHDGISFYSIGRAVLANLTAGRTVQGASTLTQQLVKNLFLSSERSYWRKANEAYMALIMDARYSKDRILELYMNEVYLGQSGDNEIRGFPLASLYYFGRPVEELSLDQQALLVGMVKGASIYNPWRNPKLALERRNLVLRLLQQQNVIDQELYDMLSARPLGVQPRGGVISPQPAFMQMVRQELQAKLGDKVKDLSGVKIFTTFDSVAQDAAEKAAVEGIPLLIKQRKLTDLETAMVVVDRYTGEVRAMVGGATPQFAGYNRAMQARRSIGSLAKPATYLTALSQPNIYRLNTWIADAPISLRLSNGQVWAPQNDDRRFSGQVMLVDALTRSMNVPTVNLGMAVGLPAVTDTWQKLGAPKDQLTGMPSMLLGALNLTPIEVAQAFQTIASGGNRAPLSALRSVIAEDGTVLYQSFPQAERAVPAQAAYMTLWTMQQVVQRGTGRQLGAKYPGLHLAGKTGTTNNNVDTWFAGIDGREVTITWVGRDNNQPTKLYGASGAMAIYQRYLENQSPIPLDLTPPEDITNMGVDDMGNFVCGGGGVRQLPVWTTSPETLCQQNQVQPQTGNPFDQSQQPQQPAQQQPQQPPQQEQKSDGVAGWIKEMFGGN; translated from the coding sequence ATGGCGGGGAATGACCGCGAGCCAATTGGACGCAAGGGTAAACCTGCGCGTCCGGCGAAAGAGAAAATCAGCCGTCGTCGACTTCGGGAAGAGGAGTACGACGAGTATGAAGATGACGATGAAGACGAGGAACCGATGCCGAAAAAAGGAAGAGGCAAAGGCAAGAAGCCACGCGGCAAACGCGGCTGGTTCTGGCTGCTGTTAAAAATTGCCATCGTTCTGGCCGTGCTGTGCGCCATTTATGGCGTTTATCTGGATCAAAAAATCCGTGCCCGTATTGACGGGAAAGTCTGGCAACTGCCTGCTGCGGTGTATGGCCGTATGGTCAACCTCGAACCGGATATGGCAATCAGTAAAAACGAGATGGTGAAACTGCTGGAAGCCACGCAGTACCGCCAGGTGACGAAGATGACGCGTCCCGGCGAGTTTACCGTGCAGGCGAAAAGCATTGAGATGATCCGCCGTCCGTTTGATTTCCCGGACAGTAAAGAAGGGCAAGTGCGCGCGCGTCTGACGTTTGACGGCTCTCGTCTGGAAACCATCGAGAATATGGACAGCAACCGCCAGTTCGGTTTCTTCCGTCTCGATCCGCGTCTGATCACCATGCTCTCTTCGCCGAATGGCGAGCAGCGTCTGTTTGTACCGCGCAATGGTTTCCCGGATCTGCTGGTGGATACGCTGCTGGCGACCGAAGACCGCCACTTTTATGAGCACGATGGCATCAGCTTTTACTCCATTGGTCGTGCGGTGCTGGCGAACCTGACCGCTGGACGCACCGTGCAGGGGGCGAGTACGCTGACGCAGCAACTGGTGAAAAACCTGTTCCTCAGCAGCGAGCGCTCCTACTGGCGTAAAGCCAACGAAGCCTATATGGCGCTGATTATGGATGCCCGCTACAGCAAAGATCGTATTCTTGAACTGTATATGAACGAGGTGTACCTCGGTCAGAGCGGCGACAACGAGATCCGCGGTTTCCCGCTGGCGAGCCTCTACTATTTTGGCCGCCCGGTGGAAGAGCTGAGCCTTGATCAGCAGGCATTGCTGGTGGGGATGGTTAAAGGTGCGTCAATCTACAACCCGTGGCGTAACCCGAAACTGGCGCTGGAGCGTCGTAACCTGGTGCTGCGTTTGCTGCAACAGCAAAACGTTATCGACCAGGAGCTGTATGACATGCTGAGCGCGCGTCCGCTCGGCGTGCAGCCGCGCGGCGGGGTGATTTCACCGCAGCCGGCGTTTATGCAGATGGTGCGCCAGGAGTTGCAAGCCAAGCTCGGTGATAAGGTGAAAGATCTCTCCGGCGTGAAGATCTTCACCACTTTTGATTCCGTGGCGCAGGACGCCGCCGAAAAAGCCGCCGTGGAAGGTATTCCGCTGCTGATCAAACAGCGCAAGCTGACCGATCTTGAAACGGCAATGGTGGTGGTCGACCGCTACACTGGTGAAGTGCGCGCGATGGTCGGCGGTGCGACGCCGCAGTTCGCGGGTTATAACCGTGCGATGCAGGCGCGCCGCTCCATAGGTTCGCTGGCGAAACCTGCAACCTACCTGACAGCGCTGAGCCAGCCGAATATCTATCGCCTGAATACCTGGATTGCCGATGCGCCGATTTCGCTGCGCTTGTCTAACGGCCAGGTGTGGGCACCGCAGAACGATGACCGTCGTTTTAGCGGCCAGGTGATGCTGGTCGATGCGCTGACCCGTTCGATGAACGTACCGACGGTGAACCTCGGAATGGCGGTAGGGTTGCCTGCGGTGACGGACACCTGGCAGAAACTCGGCGCGCCGAAAGATCAGCTGACCGGCATGCCGTCTATGCTGCTTGGTGCACTGAACCTGACGCCAATTGAAGTGGCGCAGGCTTTCCAGACCATCGCCAGCGGCGGTAACCGCGCGCCGCTTTCCGCGTTGCGTTCGGTGATTGCTGAAGACGGCACGGTGCTGTATCAGAGCTTCCCGCAGGCCGAGCGTGCCGTACCGGCGCAGGCGGCGTATATGACGCTGTGGACGATGCAGCAGGTTGTCCAGCGCGGCACCGGTCGCCAGCTTGGCGCGAAGTATCCGGGCCTGCATCTGGCGGGTAAAACCGGTACCACCAATAACAACGTCGATACCTGGTTTGCGGGTATCGACGGGCGCGAAGTGACGATTACCTGGGTTGGCCGCGATAATAACCAGCCGACGAAGCTGTATGGTGCCAGCGGCGCGATGGCGATTTACCAGCGTTATCTGGAAAACCAGTCGCCGATCCCGCTGGATCTGACGCCGCCGGAAGACATCACCAATATGGGTGTTGATGACATGGGGAATTTCGTTTGCGGCGGTGGCGGTGTGCGCCAGCTTCCGGTCTGGACGACCAGCCCGGAAACGCTGTGCCAGCAAAACCAGGTGCAGCCGCAAACCGGCAACCCGTTTGATCAGTCCCAGCAGCCGCAGCAACCCGCGCAGCAGCAGCCTCAACAGCCGCCGCAGCAGGAGCAGAAAAGCGATGGCGTTGCAGGCTGGATCAAAGAGATGTTCGGCGGTAACTAA
- the hrpB gene encoding ATP-dependent helicase HrpB — MSSLPVAAVLPDILSALRTAPQVLLSAPTGAGKSTWLPLQLLQQGDITGRILLLEPRRLAARNVAQRLAELLNEKPGETVGYRMRAETCVGQNTRLEVVTEGILTRLVQQDPELSGVGLVILDEFHERSLQADLALALLLDVQQGLRDDLKLLVMSATLDNARLQALLPDAPTIISAGRAYPVEQRYQPLPSHLRFDEAIALATAELLRNEVGSLLLFLPGVGEIQRVQEQLASRVGSDILLCPLYGALPLSEQRKAILPAPKGLRKVVLATNIAETSLTIEGIRLVVDSAQERVARFDARSGLTRLVTQRISVASMTQRTGRAGRLEPGICVHLLSKEQAERAAAQSSPEILSSDLSGLLMELIQWGCQDPAQLKWLDLPPAVNLAAARKLLSQLQALEDGRLTPFGQRMAALGNDPRLAAMLAAANGRDEIATAAKLAAILEEPPRGTNSDLSAAFSRNQPNWQQRARQLVRRLKSSEGEPDNTVLAPLLASAFADRIARRRGQEGRYQLANGMGATLDADDALNRHEWLIAPLLLQGSASPDARILLALPLDIDALVTRCPHLLQQSDTVEWDEAQGTLKAFRRSQIGQLTLKVQPLAKPSEEELHQAMLNGIRDKGLRVLNWTPDAEQLRLRLHCAAKWLPEVDWPAVDEASLLENLEQWLLPQMSGIRSLRELKALDLSQALQNAMPWSLRQRLDSELPAHYTVPTGSRIAIRYHEDNPPALAVRMQEMFGEATTPTIAQGRVALVLELLSPAQRPLQITRDLSAFWAGAYREVQKEMKGRYPKHVWPDDPANTAPTRRTKKYS; from the coding sequence GTGTCCTCACTGCCAGTCGCCGCCGTTCTGCCCGACATTCTTTCTGCCCTGCGCACCGCGCCACAGGTGCTGTTAAGTGCGCCCACCGGCGCAGGGAAATCGACCTGGTTGCCGTTGCAACTGCTGCAACAAGGTGACATTACTGGCCGTATTTTGCTGCTTGAACCGCGTCGGCTGGCGGCGCGCAATGTGGCACAGCGGCTGGCGGAACTGCTCAATGAAAAGCCTGGCGAAACCGTGGGTTACCGGATGCGCGCGGAAACCTGCGTAGGGCAAAATACCCGGCTCGAAGTGGTGACAGAAGGGATTTTGACGCGGCTGGTTCAGCAAGATCCAGAACTCAGCGGCGTAGGGCTGGTGATCCTTGATGAGTTTCACGAACGCAGCCTGCAAGCGGATCTCGCCCTGGCATTGCTGCTGGACGTGCAGCAAGGGTTGCGCGATGACCTCAAACTGCTGGTGATGTCAGCAACGCTTGATAATGCCCGTTTACAAGCGCTGCTACCGGATGCACCCACCATTATTTCCGCCGGACGCGCCTATCCGGTTGAGCAACGCTATCAGCCCTTGCCGAGCCATCTCCGATTTGACGAGGCGATTGCCCTGGCGACAGCGGAATTACTGCGTAATGAAGTCGGTTCGCTGCTGCTGTTTTTACCCGGTGTTGGTGAAATCCAGCGTGTACAGGAGCAACTGGCTTCCCGCGTCGGCAGCGATATTCTCCTCTGCCCGCTTTATGGTGCGCTGCCGCTTAGTGAGCAGCGTAAAGCCATTTTGCCCGCGCCCAAAGGGCTGCGAAAAGTGGTGCTCGCTACCAATATCGCCGAAACCAGTTTGACCATCGAAGGCATTCGCCTGGTGGTGGATAGCGCCCAGGAACGCGTCGCGCGGTTTGATGCCCGCAGCGGCTTAACCCGGCTGGTGACACAGCGCATTAGTGTTGCTTCGATGACGCAGCGCACCGGGCGTGCCGGTCGTCTTGAGCCTGGTATTTGCGTGCACTTACTGAGTAAAGAGCAGGCGGAACGCGCGGCGGCGCAGAGCAGCCCTGAAATATTGAGTAGTGATTTATCGGGACTGTTGATGGAATTAATACAGTGGGGATGCCAGGATCCTGCCCAGCTCAAATGGCTGGATCTGCCGCCGGCGGTGAATCTCGCGGCGGCGCGCAAGCTGCTCAGCCAGTTGCAGGCGCTTGAGGACGGGCGGCTGACGCCGTTTGGACAACGTATGGCGGCGCTCGGTAACGATCCGCGCCTGGCTGCGATGCTGGCAGCGGCAAACGGTCGCGACGAAATTGCCACGGCGGCGAAGCTGGCGGCGATTCTGGAAGAGCCACCACGCGGTACAAACAGTGACTTAAGCGCGGCGTTTTCACGCAACCAGCCAAACTGGCAGCAGCGCGCGCGCCAACTGGTTCGCCGTCTGAAAAGCAGCGAGGGCGAGCCGGACAACACCGTACTTGCGCCGTTACTGGCAAGCGCTTTTGCCGATCGCATTGCCCGCCGGCGCGGCCAGGAAGGTCGCTATCAACTGGCGAACGGCATGGGCGCCACGCTGGATGCAGATGATGCGCTCAACCGTCACGAGTGGCTGATAGCGCCCTTGCTGTTGCAGGGTAGCGCATCGCCGGATGCGCGGATTTTGTTGGCGCTGCCGTTGGATATCGACGCGCTTGTCACCCGCTGCCCACATTTATTGCAGCAGTCCGACACGGTTGAGTGGGACGAGGCGCAGGGCACGTTAAAAGCGTTTCGCCGCAGCCAGATAGGACAATTGACGTTAAAAGTACAGCCGCTGGCGAAACCCTCGGAAGAGGAGTTGCATCAGGCGATGCTGAACGGCATCCGTGATAAGGGCTTGCGGGTACTGAACTGGACGCCGGATGCCGAGCAATTGCGCTTGCGTTTACACTGTGCGGCGAAGTGGCTGCCGGAAGTTGACTGGCCAGCGGTCGATGAGGCCTCGCTGCTGGAAAATCTTGAACAGTGGTTATTGCCGCAAATGAGTGGTATCCGTTCGTTGCGTGAGCTGAAAGCGCTCGATTTAAGCCAAGCGTTACAAAATGCGATGCCGTGGTCATTACGTCAACGTCTGGATAGTGAGCTGCCTGCGCATTACACTGTGCCGACGGGAAGCCGGATAGCAATTCGTTATCACGAAGATAACCCGCCAGCGCTGGCGGTGCGTATGCAAGAAATGTTTGGCGAAGCGACAACGCCGACTATCGCGCAAGGGCGCGTGGCACTGGTGCTGGAACTGCTGTCTCCTGCGCAACGTCCGCTGCAAATCACCCGTGATTTAAGCGCGTTTTGGGCGGGCGCGTATCGCGAAGTGCAAAAAGAGATGAAAGGGCGCTACCCGAAGCATGTCTGGCCGGACGATCCGGCCAATACGGCACCGACGCGGCGCACCAAAAAGTATTCGTAA